The sequence CAGTGTCCTCCTTTGTGTTTATTGTTCCCTTGTCATTTAGTATATAGAAGTCAaagcaggtgcccagtcctggtGTTCTCAGGAGTGGTAACCATTCACATGTACACAGAGAATGTGCCAGGAGTATCAGTATCACACTTCTCCTATAGCTGCGTAGTTGCAAGGGATTGAGTCAGCGGGCAGTGTTTCACCATTCACAGGATTGCTTTCGTAGCTCACAGGGGTTGCAGTGTCTCTCCCTACTAGCAGGTAGCTTTGAGGGCTATTTTTCATAGGTTGCAATGTCAGCAGTTTCTCCTGCTGCCCCTCCCTTTGCTGAGAAGGGGCTAGGGACTGTTCTCTGTAGGTATAGGAGCAGGTGCTGCTGTTCTGTCAGCATTCcccttgcttggccactctagTAATCTCTCTCTAAAGGCACAAGTGTGGGAGGCTTCCCCATAATGTTGCTAAAAGGCTTTCTCTATAGCTGAAGAATGTGTATTTCTGGCATTCCTTTCCCTGTCTTGCTGTTGCTAGGAGTGCCCTCCATAGCCCTGCTGACTGGAAAGTGTGTTAATGGGCCTCACCCAGCTTTCTTGGTGTAGAACAAGTGCCACTGACATGGGCCTTCACATGGCCACTGGCAAGGGTACTATAGCTTGTACTTTTCCCCAGGTGGGCCGCCCACAGTTCTGTCAGTGGGTGCGCACTGGCATCCCTCTTGTGGGAATGGTGCTACCACCAGCAGCTCTTCTGACACTGATCGGTCACTGCTGGCATgagcctctgcagattctctgggtggaGCTGAGACACCTGTGTTTTCCTGATCTCTTGGGGAATGGACATCACCACTGGGAGCTCTCCTGGTGCAGATTGGTCTCCACTAGCACGGGGACCACCAGCAGGCACCAGGAATGTGTGTTATTCCCCTAGGTAGTTAttccacctgctccaagaagtcCTCAGCCCTCTGGATGCGGCTGCTTCCCATCTATTGCTAGGCAGCTCTACTGCCAAGTGGTTCCCCAAGCTGAAGCAGAGATTATCCTGCAGCTTGAGAAAGTGAGTGTAGGGAACAAGGCTGCAGTGGTAGATCCCACCCCTTCCGTCTAACACTCCCAAACAATGCCATCTAGTCTCTAAGCCCAACTAGGTTTCCTCTACTTGGATGCTCTCCATTGTGGTTTCCATATGCTCTAGTCCTCCAGGCTGTTTCCAGACAACcctgtttttttcccacatagctgGCCCCACTTCCCTTTCTGGGTGTGATATCTAAGGCCAAAGTTTCAGTTCCAAACACCTGCTGGCACCGACCTATAGTTGTACATTGCCCATAGCAGTGACCATTTGTGGAGAACTGTCTcctttttaactgcttcacaccatttgtctagagttcctcctcAATTCTTGGCTGATCTCACTGGAGAGAGAACTCCTTGGGGTACAGGAGCTATTTCTCCTTCCAGCTCCCTCATGGAAGAGCAAGTCCcatctcatttcctttcacttctttttctctagttcttctcctttcttatgtcctatctggttttgtaatgtttttcttgttctgtcataatcttgaggtcttttgtcaatttttcacaaattttccCTGTGAATTTTTCCACATGTAGCtgtattttcagtgtatttatgGGAGTAGGTGAGCCTTATGTCCTGTTGCTCCTCCAACTTAGAGCCCCCTCCTCTAATCATACGTGATTTTAATGAGGCCAAAAATTCTATATTCTCTTAAGGATCCAATCCcaataaaattttccttcttaTGCACTCTTCAGCTCACATTCAAAACTTATATCAAACTTCCCACTTTAAGCTAAAAATTGATGAGAAATCTTACTAAACAAAGATCAGGgataaagcaaagggaaaaaagaccaCAGACATCAATGATAGGTGTCCAAGATGAATGCTTTCCTCTCTTTGTCTtcaacttttgacatttttattatgatatgtctttgGGTGGGCATGtttaggttcaacttgtttgggatcttctgtacttcctgtatcttgatatcactatcctttagatttggaacattttcagccataatgtcttcaattatattttctatccccttatctttttattCGCCTTCTGTAAATCCTATTATGCATACATtggtccactttatattatcccataagtctctgatattgctttcatgttttttcattgggttttctgTCTGATGACCTGTTTGGGTGAttgccattattctatcttccacatcactaattctttcctatgcattattcattctggtcttaattgcctttagttcagtatatacctctgcaaatgaattttatagtttttcatggctcctccttatattttctagttcctttctgagagagtctgtattactgttcatatcttctcttcattccatCACTATTTTCACTATCTGccttttgaactcaaagcctgtcagactgcagaggcctGTTTCTTTGTTGACTGCTAtaggtgaattttcctgttgctttaactgggaatggtttctgagcttcttcatcttgctcatCTTCTTCTATTTCCATGAATTTGGGAAAGCCAAActagtttggcacagtccagggcTGTCCAGCAAGGCCTTCCCACATGTGGGCGGGGGTGGCAGGCATGGTGTGCCACTGAGGAACTCCCTGCAGGAGGGCAGTTTAGGCCAGGCACAGCGTGCCACTGGGATACCCCCCCAGCTGTCAGGGGTGGCTGGGATGCAGCATGCCACCAGACCGCTTCCCATGGGTGGTGGGGCTGGTCTGCCATGGAAGACAGGTGGCTTCTAgatgcaggggtgggggatgcaaTGGGAATGTTCTGTTCTCTGCTAGCTGGTGGGTGAGCATGCACACTGGGGTGCAAGGAGTTTTCTGTGGCagccttcccctcctcttctcccctccccaacaatggtgccttttctctcctgcaggtccagaccttctcctgggttccctctgtcACATCTTCCCATTCCCCAGCCCTTAGTATATTTCTCCCTAGTCACTTAGGCTGTCTCCCATTGCCAACCCCAGTCTTCTCACAgcaactgacctctggagcctaggttTCAGTGCTCAGCCCCCTCCAGAgcatctcaggctatggtgtctgtgccagtggttcagatgatctgtgtgtctctcactctgcttttgggttctcagacctgctgctgtgcttttcttggtgtcTTGGAAATCCCTCaaactcagctgatctttctgtcagctaggtggcttcccagggtgtggtttccctttctccttcacagccccctcttgggaatgctagtcccatcctgattccccttctctccctctcctcttttctgttgttttagccagttatgtcaagagtttcttgccattttttgaggtttaatttcttctgccaccattcagttgatgttctgtgcaagtcgttttacatgtagatgtgtttttttaatgtgtttgtgggagagggtgagcgtgtcctcTCACTCTTATGCCATCTTGCCTTCCAAATTCCTCAATGATTATTTTAGAATGTTAGTTCTCTACATGTGGTCCCACCTCAACAGTGTCCACGTTGATGAATCAGAAACACTAAATATGGAGCTATCAACTTATATTTTCATGAGCATCCAGTGATCCCAGTGCCCACTTAAGTTTGAGAACACAATTTTAACAGAATAGCTTCTACACACAtaagaagaacaacaaaagaaagcCTGGATCAGAGAGATTTTGACATATGCCTAAGACATATCCTGATGAGATTTTGTCATAGCTCATATAAAAGTCAGTCTTTGAGAAATACTATTCTAGTTTTAGCTGACATTTATTTGGTTTTGCCTAATCCTAatagagctgtttctttgaacaTAATCTAAGATAATTTTGTCAGCAATCTTCTAAACAGTAGAAAGTATTGTAGAGTGCtaagaataaaatgattatacatgtatataaagagATAGggtctatgatttttttaagtctccAAGTTGAGATAATACACCATCACAAGAAAGATTgtttcagatatattatttgtatttctatgagATGTTTAATCCATCATCACCAGCATTGCAGGTAAACCTAGTGTTGTGATATCATcctttatatctatatatccaaTAAATAATGCAGGTATATTTTAATAGCTCCTTGTTAAGGTAATAGGCATATTTTATCTTGTCCAAAATGTGTACTTTGCACAGTATATTTTACCACTTTCCCAACACAGactaaaatggcaaaataatgTACAAAATGGATAAATCTATGACATAAATGAGAGTGGGATCATATTAATGGACAAGTGATTTTGGTGGATTTCTGGAAGGCTTAAATTAGTTGGAATTATACTAAAGTGCAAACCAGAGCATAAGAATCAGACATGCAAGGGAGTAGGCTGCACAGGAATTCTGAGAGTCTGGGAGGCCCCCAACTGGGGCCCATCCTTCCCAAAATAAGACTTGACAAGTGATATCACACTTATGTACTCAAAGCTTGATATCAACCTTAGTAGTAAAAGGAAAAGCCAATTGAATGTTTTGACTTTATGACTgcagaaaaaatacacacacgaAGTTCATAATATCACTCTAGATTTTACTTCATAACAATAAATGGATAATAAACATCTGGTTAAATGACAGGAAACTATCAGAACAATGGGACTATTACATAGCAACAAAAGGTAACAAACTCTGGACATATGTAATAACATGAATTCTCTGGGTTGAAAGACTAAAAACAGCTGGACTCCATTTACCAGAGCTTGGGGTATCTCTCAGGGAAACCAAAAGAGGGCAGATGATCTGATCTAATCTTGTGTCCTACAAATTAAGAAATGCataataatgacatttatttcaATAACTATGTTTTATCTTTAAACCAAACATCTAATTAAAAGGCTTCTCCCTAAAAGGTTGTCATATTCTATCCCAGGAGCTAATCATAGTGTTCAGAACAAGAGTAATTCACTTGAAATATGTGATACTTGTGATTGTCATAAAAGAATCCTAAGAAGGTGAGCTGCATGCAACAATGATCTCAAGCCAAGGAATCTCATTGGGTTTATGATCATGTAGAAAATAAGTGATGCACGCTAACTGAATTCTCTGTATTTATACTGTGAGATTttgattttcataaatatttcaccAGTTATTATTTAGAACTTCATGTGTGTAAGCTACACTGCTATGTACTGCAAAAAGTAACAAGAGTTTAGGACTCCAAAATTACAATCTAAAAGAATGTGTtaggaaaaaataagtaatatgcAAGTCTAAGTGTTGTCAAAGAAGAACATATAAACTGACAATGTTTCCAATGAGTGCACATTTCCATCCCTTTAGGGTAATCTGGAAATGCATCAGTGATAGTTTAACATAGGATAGACCTTGAAGAAAGGACATCTTTGAAATTATGAGAGTGAGCTGGGAAGGTGGATTCTCCGTGGAGAGacccaaaagaccaaaagaatgtACATGGGGAGTGAAACATATTCAGAGTCTTTTAGTAACAGATCTTGGATATAGCACAGAGTTCATTAGGACAATCGTGAAGAAAGGAATTGGGAAGTAAGAGTTCAACTGTGGTATAATTGAAAAGACCTCAAATTATGCCAGAGAGAACAAATTATAGTGAGGAAGGTtgatatagatacataaatatagatgtgtgtgtgtgtatatatatatatttgtgatgtgtgtgtgtatatatgtatatatatacatatatacacacatatgataTTGTCTGAACATAACGAATGAATAAATATAGCCAAAGCATGTAAtatcaatagatagatagataggcagacagacaggcagactgACCTGgatttcctatcatggctcattggttaacaaatccaactaggaaccatgaggtgcaagtctgatccctggcctcactcagtgggttaaggatctggtgttgccaggaactgtgttgcaggttgcagaaacagctcagatgccacattgctgtggctctggaataggctgggggctacagctaaaatttgacccctagcctggaaacctccatttgccatgggtacaggcataaatagacaaaaaaaaaaaaaaaagaccaagctaTACCCTGGTAGTAATGACATTCCATTAAAAAGCCTTGAAGAGTGATATGATTTCACCTGAGTTCTTTTTAGAAAGAATAATCTGGTGGCTATATTTGGGGATTAGGAGGGAATCAGCATAATGGTGGGAATAAGTAGGGTTTTGCAGATCACAGACATAGGCAgttatgaggttgagggtttaaaTGGTAAGAGAAGGGATGGACACTGAGGTGAATCACTCATTATGGAGtataatgaaaatgaacatttaagCACTTCGGGGtacaaaaaacaaactcttgtTCATTGTCATGTCTTTCTACCAACTGGGCAATATGAAAGATCATCTTAACATTATTTGAACTATGGTAATATGCATTTAACACTTCTTGCTGTCCACCACATGATCCAGTACCCTTTAcatgttactttttctttcactaattttgctttttaaagcaatTCTAGAATATTGATCATTGTTCCCCATTGTGCCACTTCTTCCCTATCCAAAGTAAATCTTCAGTCTATCAGCTTTCTTAGTTAATGAAGCTTTGCAGATTGAGCAACAGCACAGAGATGCAGCTACAAAGGACCTTAAAAAGGCATCATAGGCAGTGAGACAACTTGCCTCTGTCTTTCTCTAAGAAACATGCTAAACTAAGGGCATCTCTTACAGTGTAGCTCTGTCTTCATTGTCTTAGATCTCTTGTCCTTTTCCCTCACTGCTTTCCCATTTCTCTGAGTGATAGGAGTGTTGATCCCCACAACAAGTGAAATTTACCAGACCCCAAATACAGTGAAATACATGACCTTTTGATGGCAGGTGGAATTCCTGGTATTTATAGTTGTTCACTCAAATATCAACCTGCTTCCATTGTAGAGTTAATGTGTTTAAATTCTCTAACTATATGGTTTATAAATGTCAAAGACATCATAAACAAGTCCCCTACAGAGGAACAGCATTATTTTAGtacttaatgcatttttaaagttacattGAAGAGCATACAAGCATATGaaacgtttttgttttgtttttttattttattttagtactctataaagagttaattaaaattttatatgtttttgaagaatatataaaggtattttaaggaatttattaGGTACTAACATCTTGtccttaaaataataagaaaattatatatgcaaaaaaCTTTGAACACTAATCATCACATAGTAACATGTAAAGTATACAGTCACGTTAATGTTTTAATAGAAAGCAGAACAGATATTAGTTTGACACATACCCATATTTCTTTAACACCTTTTTCAGTATGTCTATGACTTTCTTATTTCTGAGGCTGTAGATAATTGGATTTAAGAAAGGGATTATGACAGTGTAAAATAAGGAGTCCATCATGTCTTGATCATCTCCTTGTGCAGATCCAGGGCGCACATACATGAAGAGAAGTGGCCCATAATATAAAGAGACAGATACGAGGTGGGatccacaggtggagaaggccttcctTATGCTTTGTacagacttcttttttaaaatagtaaaaagaacaAGTGTATAAGAGATAAGAACTGTCAGTATGGTGAACACCTGAATTGAGCCAGAGAAAATGAATATCATCAGAACATTAATAGAAGGATCAGTACAGGAAATTTTAATTAATGGCATGACATCACAATAAAAGTGGTGTACTATGTTAGAATTACAGAAGGTTAATCTGAATAAAAAACCTGTATGAATTAAGGCATGAAGAAGGCCACCTATATATGATGAGACTAACATTCTCATGCATAGCCTATTGCTTATAATCACTGGATAAAGTAATGGGTTGCAAATGGCTACATAGCGATCATATGCCATTGTTGCCAGCAGAAAACATTCTGTGGTTACACTGATTGCAAAGGAAAAGAATTGTACCACACATTCAGAGAAAGAGATCATTTTACTCTGAGCGAAGAAGTTGATCAGCATCTTGGGAGTCACTGTGGATGACAACCAAGTATCCACAAAGGCCAAACTGCCAAGGAAAAAGTACATAGGAATGTGAAGTTGAGGGTTATTGCAGATGAGAGCAATCAGACCAAGGTTTCCCATGAGGGTGATGAGGTATATCATTAGGAACAGCAGGAACAGGGGGATTTGCCACTCGGCCTGATACTTAAATCCTGAGAGAACAAACTCTGTCAATTCTGttacattttttgtttccatattctTAATAGATGATCtctgaaataaaatacagtaaatgtGAAATAAGTCATTCACAAATTTTAAACAGTAAGATTCTTGAGGTTAACTTAAATAAAACCATACATTAACCACTAAATTGaatgatttctgttttatttacttttactatGATACATGAAAAGTATTTGTAGAAAATGTTATGTTCGAACAATGCAGTTATATCATTGAAAATTTTGTACAGAAATGATATTTAGAATATAAGAAAAGCATCCTCAAGATGTGCAAATTTAAGGGATACTATAGAACAAGGTCAAAAATTCTGTGTGTAGGACATGGATGCAGCAACAAAATAAAGATGATAGAAGGGCCCtgtgtataaaattaaaattatgacttGAATGCTACATTAagatatttaactttatttttcaagcagttggcaagaaaggaaaatttattaGACAGGGTGTGGCAACATCActtaattttgaatttaaatacaTTGCAAGGAGAAGAAACTCAAGTCATAAACAATAATCAGGAAACTGGATATTTCCAGTGGTTCCCAAACCAGATTACACAGTCAGAATTGTTTGGGGGAGGTTTTGGTGCAAAACATAGATTCTGAAGTATTACTATAGAAATTGGATCATTAGATCATGAATGGAgtttaataatatgcatttaatgaTTGCTCCCCCAGTGACTTAAAGTATATGAAGTTCTCAATCCACATGACGGATGTGGCATTAGGAGTGAtgaggaagacaaagaaatagatcaGAATAAGTCAGAATGAAGAGTCACCTGTATTGTCAAATGCAAGGTCCTGGCTccaatgcacagtgaggccaaacaaataaaaaatgtgggAGTTTGGAGCATGACTCCTGGTGCTACACAGAAACTGTCATCTACTCGAGAAGCCAAACTTCTATAAACTGACTTTCCTATTCCTCTTAAACCTAGAGTGAGGGTGCGTGATCTAGTGTTAGCCACTCAACCTCATCTACAGTGGATATAGAATAAAAGAACCCAGGATCAAATGTGTACAAAAGAAAATTCTGCTTTCCAGGTCAACCAAAGGAACAACATCATGGTCCCAGAAAATGCATCCTGTACCCACAACAATGGCCTTGTCAGTGTGAGTTGTGGCATTCAAGTTTAGCAGCAATGGCAGTAGCACTTATTGAGCTAGAGCTGAAACATGACTTGGGGTGTTGGCCCTCTGACTTCTTTCTTTGTGTCCTGACCATTTCTCCAATGGGTTTCTCcaacttccatttctttgttgGAATCATTTTCCATTCAATTAACACATTTCTTCTTGCAGCCAAGAGCTCTGGCTGAaacaagaggagaaaaggaaagaccaGAAAAGACTACTGAGCAGAGTGATCAGGAGGAAAGATCCTCCTTTCTTGAGAAGAAGGAGGACAATGGAAAGCTGAGTGTTGGGAActtaaagagaggaaaataatcaAAAAGGCAAAGGAGAGTACAGAGTaacagaaacaaatatatatatatatatatattgagggGGGATATACATatagctctttaaaaataaatctgtatctatataaaaatttttattatgtgatAATGGCTTTTGCACTTCTGAGGCTGAGAATCTTCCTTCTGTAAGCAGGAGACCCAGGGCAGGAGGTGTCACATGCAAAGGCCTGAGACAATAGAGCCAATAGTATAGATTTCTGACTGAGTCTGAAGTCTTGAGAACCAAAATCACCAAGAGCATGAGAATACTGTGTCTATGAGCCAAGCAGAAAGCAAGTTCAACCAtccactgttttttgttgttgttgttgctattgttgttcaGGTCAGCCTCTCAGCACATTGCATGATGCCCCCTCACACTGAAGAGAGCCATTGGATTTACTCAGTCTACCCATTCCATGCTAGTCACtctggaaacaccctcacagacccAGAGATGATGTTTTTCAAGATATCTGGACATGTTTTTTCCCCAGCCAAATTTGACACATTAAAATGAATCACCATAAATCCAACCTTGTCAACTTGGCACCCATACACAATTCCTAATTCAGGGCTAATCTCCAAATAATGACAATAGCAAGCTCACAGCTCCATCTAACATGTGACATATATGCTGTGCTCACAAGGAAATGCATTAAATTCTTCCAAGATTAGGAggtaagagagagaggaagtatCAGAGAAAGGCTGAAGTGGAAATAAGGGGAAAGTCTCAGAGTTTGGGGGGAagggaaatatttgttttaaCTCTGGTTTCACCAAAAGTTTTCAAGGCAGGAAAatcttgctttttcctttattcaaaattcaaagtttatttttgcattggaTTGGTGTATGAATTAGAGTcttcaattttaaatttacattaaaattatgttGTGTTTAAATATACTAGCATTGCCTCACTCATATTTAAAGGATGTTTCTCTCCTTGTTTTTACTGTGATTAGAGCTGACTTTCTCTACAAATCCTTCAAGTATTTGTAATGGCATTTGCTTCTCTACAAGTTTCCTTTGCAGAATAAAATTGATCCAAATATGGACCTTAATAAAGGCAGTATAAATATCCAATGCCAATAAGTGCAGTtgttaaatgtgaatttcttaAGAATGGGCTTTACATTCATGCAATCTCAAAACAGTAAATAATCAAAAATCTGCAGTTCACTGTGTGGTACTTATTAGGTAGAAAGCTGAAAAGAGCACTGGATGGATATTTTCACTATTTTGGCATatagttttttaatgaaataacttAAGATGTGgatgtaaaaatagaaaagtgtgGTTAATTTAATGAAGTAAATATTTTGAGCACAATTACCAAAAAGATTTCTTACACAGTAAAGTTTTGAGCTAAATGCTTTAACCTACTTTTAATTTGTTTACTTTTCCAGTTCAAAGAAATGCATCTTTTGGAGTAATTAGAATTATTAAAAGTggataattaaatattataaaaattacagtGCAGTCTCAAAGctctttttcttatctaaatttatgcacaataataaaatatacagattattcgctatttgtttccattttcacccAGCTATTTCAGCGTCTTGTAAACCAAATGaaattattatacattttattacaaCATTTTAACTTTCTGTAAAAACATAATGAATGTTATACAAATCATTCCCTCTTACCAGTAACTGTTAAGAAATTGTTGAGATCCTTTCAGTGTTTGGTtttctgaaacagaaaataatatatgaGCACTGGAATGACAAAGCCACAGGTAGCAATTCTTTACACATTGGTTCATTTCTGAGGCTTCATTTTTCAGGCTCAGGAAAATGCTCTTTATATGAATTTGATTTTGAACACAGAATTAACCAGTTCTACAACTGGGTACATTTGTTGAAAGGGGAAGGAGTGAAGAACTGTACTTCCCCTGATAGGATTCCCTTTATGACAAACCTAAGCTGTTCTACTGGGCTTTGTGGACTTGGACCTGTAAATAGAAATACAGGTCTCACAGGGCCTTATAAACCAAAATCACAAACATCAAGTCATTGCAGACAGTTCCAGTTTATCAATTGAAGTTACACTTCGAGCTACCACTTTCCATCAGAGGCACTTCTGAAATGTTAATGCAAACTCTGGTTTATCTACAAACTTGATATTC is a genomic window of Sus scrofa isolate TJ Tabasco breed Duroc chromosome 13, Sscrofa11.1, whole genome shotgun sequence containing:
- the LOC110256347 gene encoding olfactory receptor 5H8-like yields the protein METKNVTELTEFVLSGFKYQAEWQIPLFLLFLMIYLITLMGNLGLIALICNNPQLHIPMYFFLGSLAFVDTWLSSTVTPKMLINFFAQSKMISFSECVVQFFSFAISVTTECFLLATMAYDRYVAICNPLLYPVIISNRLCMRMLVSSYIGGLLHALIHTGFLFRLTFCNSNIVHHFYCDVMPLIKISCTDPSINVLMIFIFSGSIQVFTILTVLISYTLVLFTILKKKSVQSIRKAFSTCGSHLVSVSLYYGPLLFMYVRPGSAQGDDQDMMDSLFYTVIIPFLNPIIYSLRNKKVIDILKKVLKKYGYVSN